A single Cyclopterus lumpus isolate fCycLum1 chromosome 15, fCycLum1.pri, whole genome shotgun sequence DNA region contains:
- the LOC117744169 gene encoding apoptosis-stimulating of p53 protein 2-like isoform X1, producing MRYEAKMMPMFLTVYLSNNDQHFTEVPVTPETLCRDVVELCKESGEADCHLSEMWRGSERAVGDGERMLDVLQRWGQHRAEVRFFLRHNRAPGRESGGPRGSEQKRNGVKGPQDRRMENGVATPRMDMTLAELQEMASRQQQQIETQQQLLASKEQRLRYLKQQEQRQQQQASEQEKLQRLRENIENQETRLKKVRALKGQVEQKRLSNGKLVEEIEQMNNLFQQKQRELVMAASKVEELSRQLELLKNGKMDNCHDNQSSVAELDRLYKELQLRNKLNQDQNSKLQQQREGLNKRNLEVAAMDKRIIELRDRLWKKKAALQQKENLPPQMPCHSELTHANNGYPGKERPSKDTHLQVPSDGQAGQQSGPSRVAAVGPYIQSSTMPRGPVRHDLLVKPAYPDGIATLPAHEPQSKAGTALQPSKLGDRGSSGPESNTNGHGPASTLPRMTSHSNANTEQDETELKRDRKVRPFSMFEPTEAPATSLRKNQSSDDLVRDAMLAPKAPVKVPPPVPTKPKGPGVVPYGKPGLNTGTFPKTKPHSQQPQAAQGRNPLPSSQSQTLPLPSKQDIPPAATVRPFTPELPGSKDSSINKPQTVAASSIYSMYTQQPGSGKPFSQPVVQGALNRSQSRTNGFVSVYGKPVIPGGGSLHPENPYMDRRSPGLESDIDYNGTNNVGPSPSEGPQTETERIPRPLSPTKLLPFISNPYRHQSDGDLEALRKKLYNAPRPLKKRSSITEPEGPAGPNIQKLLYQKTTLAAMETVTTPTTPTYAGEAEKAAEGSVGPHVPSHLSSAENHPSEIGQTLEGGQLPSHIPGAKVPVPGPAEQTKPPSAIHEREHIIPPPPPSHPAPRPDDALFPPPPLAGLEDAMANLPPPLPEGFLEEFPPYPPPPYPSGAEQDSLGEDTFNMTAPEVTGQVTLPPGKRTNLRKLDSERIDHDMRVKFNPLALLLDSSLEGEYDLVQRIIYEVEDPSQPNDEGITALHNAVCAGHTEIVKFLVQFGVNVNAADSDGWTPLHCAASCNNVQVCKFLVESGAAVFAMTYSDMQTAADKCEEMEEGYTQCSQFLYGVQEKMGIMNRGVVYGLWDYNGENPDELKFREGDCMTIVRREDEDEIEWWWAHMGDTEGYIPRNLLGLYPRIKPRQRTLA from the exons ATGTTCCTGACAGTATACCTCAGTAACAATGACCAGCATTTTACTGAGGTTCCTGTTACCCCGGAGACGCTGTGCCGGGACGTGGTGGAGTTGTGCAAGGAGTCAGGGGAGGCAGACTGTCACCTCTCTGAGATGTGGCGTGGATCTG AGCGAGCTGTCGGTGACGGTGAGAGGATGCTGGATGTGCTCCAACGATGGGGACAACACAGGGCAGAGGTGCGCTTCTTTCTGCGCCACAATCGAGCCCCTGGCAGGGAATCGG GTGGGCCAAGAGGCTCAGAGCAGAAGAGGAATGGAGTGAAGGGTCCCCAAGACAGAAGAATGGAGAATGGg GTGGCAACACCCCGGATGGACATGACGCTGGCCGAACTACAGGAGATGGCTTCCAGACAGCAACAACAAATAGAAACTCAACAACAGCTCCTTGCTTCCAAG GAGCAGCGACTGCGCTACTtaaagcagcaggagcagcggcagcagcagcaagccTCTGAGCAGGAAAAGCTACAGCGCCTCAGAGAGAACATCGAGAACCAGGAAACTCGGCTCAAGAAGGTCCGGGCCCTCAAGGGCCAAGTGGAGCAGAAACGCCTCAGCAACGGCAAACTGG tgGAAGAGATAGAGCAGATGAACAACCTGTTCCAGCAGAAGCAGAGAGAACTAGTGATGGCTGCTTCCAAGGTGGAGGAGCTTAGCCGTCAGCTAGAGTTGCTCAAAAATGGCAAAATGGACAACTGCCATGACAACCAGAGCTCGGTGGCTGAACTAGACCGTCTCTACAAGGAACTACAG CTGAGGAATAAGCTCAACCAGGATCAAAACTCTAAgttgcagcagcagagagagggtCTGAACAAACGCAACCTGGAGGTGGCTGCGATGGACAAACGGATCATTGAGCTCCGAGATCGGCTGTGGAAGAAGAAGGCCGCGCTGCAGCAGAAGGAGAACTTGCCT CCTCAGATGCCCTGTCATTCAGAGCTCACCCATGCCAAC aaTGGCTACCCTGGTAAAGAGAGGCCTTCAAAAGACACTCATCTTCAG GTTCCCTCTGATGGTCAAGCCGGACAGCAGTCGGGTCCGTCTCGTGTGGCGGCGGTTGGCCCATACATCCAGTCGTCCACCATGCCTAGGGGCCCAGTAAGGCACGACCTACTTGTAAAACCGGCCTACCCAGACGGCATCGCCACCCTTCCAGCCCACGAGCCACAGAGCAAGGCCGGTACAG CCCTTCAGCCATCCAAGCTGGGAGACCGGGGCTCTTCAGGCCCAGAATCCAACACCAACGGTCATGGTCCAGCTTCAACACTGCCCCGAATGACCTCTCACTCCAACGCTAACACAGAACAAG ATGAGACGGAACTGAAGAGGGACAGGAAGGTGCGTCCATTTTCCATGTTTGAGCCAACTGAGGCTCCCGCCACCTCCCTACGCAAAAACCAGAGCAGCGATGACCTGGTCAGGGACGCTATG TTGGCTCCCAAAGCTCCAGTCAAGGTGCCTCCTCCTGTTCCCACAAAACCAAAAGGCCCTGGTGTCGTGCCCTATGGCAAACCAGGTCTCAACACAGGCACCTTCCCCAAAACCAAGCCACACAGCCAGCAGCCCCAAGCTGCACAGGGCCGCAACCCTCTCCCATCTTCACAGAGCCAGACACTCCCCCTACCCTCCAAGCAGGACATTCCACCTGCAGCCACCGTACGGCCCTTCACCCCAGAGCTGCCCGGCTCCAAAGACTCCAGCATTAATAAGCCCCAGACCGTAGCGGCCAGCTCCATTTACTCCATGTACACTCAGCAGCCTGGCTCAGGGAAGCCCTTCAGTCAGCCTGTTGTGCAGGGCGCGCTGAACAGGTCTCAGAGCCGCACCAATGGATTTGTCAGTG TGTATGGCAAACCAGTAATCCCTGGTGGAGGCTCCCTACATCCAGAGAACCCTTACATGGACCGGCGGTCCCCCGGCTTAGAATCGGACATTGACTACAATGGAACCAACAACGTCGGTCCCAGCCCGTCTGAGGGTCCCCAAACAGAAACAGAACGCATCCCTAGGCCCCTCAGCCCCACCAAGCTGCTCCCCTTCATCTCCAATCCCTACAGGCATCAGAGTGATGGCGACCTGGAAGCCCTGAGGAAGAAGCTCTACAATGCACCAAGGCCCTTGAAGAAACGCAGCTCCATCACTGAACCAGAGGGTCCTGCAGGGCCCAACATTCAGAAACTCCTCTACCAGAAGACCACACTGGCAGCCATGGAGACTGTGACTACACCAACTACTCCAACCTATGCTGGTGAAGCAGAGAAAGCGGCGGAGGGATCAGTGGGGCCACATGTTCCAAGCCATCTGAGTAGTGCAGAGAACCACCCATCAGAGATAGGACAGACTCTGGAGGGAGGACAGCTGCCATCTCACATCCCAGGTGCTAAAGTCCCTGTTCCAGGCCCCGCTGAACAGACCAAACCACCTTCAGCCATCCACGAGCGCGAGCACATtatcccacctcctcccccatctCACCCAGCCCCCAGGCCAGATGATGCTCTTTTCCCACCACCACCCTTAGCTGGCTTGGAGGATGCAATGGCCAACCTGCCTCCTCCACTTCCGGAAGGCTTCCTGGAAGAGTTCCCCCCCTACCCACCACCCCCATACCCCAGTGGAGCAGAGCAGGACAGCTTGGGAGAGGACACCTTTAACATGACGGCCCCTGAGGTCACTGGCCAGGTCACGCTACCACCG GGAAAGAGAACCAACTTGCGCAAGCTTGACTCTGAACGCATTGATCACGACATGAGAGTAAAATTCAACCCACTGGCTCTGCTGCTGGACTCTTCTCTGGAGGGAGAGTATGACCTGGTCCAGAGAATCATCTATGAA GTGGAAGATCCCAGTCAGCCCAACGATGAAGGAATCACTGCCCTACACAACGCTGTCTGTGCCGGACATACAGAGATTGTCAAGTTTCTGGTTCAGTTTGGTGTCAACGTCAATGCTGCAGACAGTGACGGCTG GACACCTCTTCACTGTGCTGCATCCTGTAACAATGTGCAAGTGTGCAAGTTCCTGGTGGAGTCTGGTGCAGCAGTGTTTGCTATGACTTACAGTGACATGCAAACGGCAGCTGATAAATgtgaagagatggaggagggctACACCCAGTGCTCCCAGTTCCTCTATG GTGTGCAAGAGAAGATGGGCATCATGAACAGGGGAGTGGTCTACGGTCTGTGGGACTACAATGGCGAAAACCCCGATGAACTGAAATTCCGCGAGGGAGACTGCATGACCATCGTTCGaagggaggatgaggacgagatAGAATGGTGGTGGGCGCACATGGGTGACACTGAGGGGTACATTCCCCGCAACCTCCTGGGG CTCTATCCCAGAATAAAGCCAAGACAGAGAACCCTAGCTTAA